A window from Staphylococcus succinus encodes these proteins:
- the yfkAB gene encoding radical SAM/CxCxxxxC motif protein YfkAB yields the protein MLKTYTSNIKKPISMTNDPWEAYNDMQSHNGLTLSNIEFTTTNLCNMRCSHCAVGYTLQTADPDPLPMDLIYRRLDEIPHLTTMSITGGEPMFSKKSIKNVVKPLLKYAYDRGIYVQMNSNLTLPLDRYLDIAEYIDVMHISHNWGTIESFTDVGFGAMEKQPPLKAKLKLYDQMITNSRTLSEQGMFVSAETMLNQSTVPYLKKIHQEIVNDMNCQRHEIHPMYPADFASQLEVLSLKEMKEAIHHLLDFRDPNTWMLFGTLPIYPCINDENDQALLQRLRSTNNVSMRNDPDGRNRLNVNVFTGNVIVTDFGDENGTISNIKNDKLPDVFSQWLSSPLAQSLNCHCSEFSCLGPNVLVKNMYYQNTDFKSNEQRMHNIYQMS from the coding sequence ATGTTAAAAACGTACACTTCAAATATAAAAAAACCTATCTCTATGACTAATGACCCGTGGGAAGCTTACAATGATATGCAATCACATAATGGTTTGACATTAAGCAATATTGAATTCACTACTACAAACTTATGTAATATGCGTTGTAGTCATTGTGCAGTAGGTTATACGCTTCAAACTGCCGATCCCGATCCGCTACCAATGGATCTCATTTATCGACGTTTGGATGAAATTCCTCACCTTACTACGATGTCTATTACTGGTGGAGAACCTATGTTTTCTAAAAAATCTATTAAAAATGTAGTGAAACCACTTCTAAAATATGCCTATGATCGTGGTATTTATGTGCAAATGAATTCTAATCTAACGTTACCATTAGATAGATATTTAGATATCGCTGAATATATTGATGTCATGCATATATCTCATAATTGGGGAACAATCGAATCATTTACCGATGTTGGCTTTGGTGCTATGGAAAAACAGCCACCTTTAAAAGCAAAATTAAAATTATATGATCAAATGATTACAAATTCTAGAACGCTTTCAGAACAAGGAATGTTTGTCTCAGCAGAAACTATGCTTAATCAAAGTACAGTCCCATATCTTAAGAAAATACATCAAGAAATCGTCAATGATATGAATTGTCAAAGACATGAAATCCATCCAATGTATCCTGCAGATTTTGCAAGTCAATTAGAAGTATTGTCACTTAAAGAAATGAAAGAAGCAATTCATCATTTACTAGACTTCCGAGACCCGAACACGTGGATGCTCTTCGGTACCCTTCCTATATATCCTTGTATCAATGATGAAAATGATCAAGCCTTATTACAACGATTAAGAAGTACAAATAATGTTTCGATGCGAAATGATCCAGATGGTCGAAATAGGCTTAATGTAAATGTCTTTACTGGAAATGTTATTGTCACTGACTTTGGAGATGAAAATGGTACAATTTCAAATATAAAAAATGACAAATTGCCAGATGTATTCAGTCAATGGTTAAGTTCTCCATTAGCTCAGTCTTTAAATTGTCACTGTTCAGAATTTAGCTGCTTAGGCCCTAATGTGTTAGTTAAAAATATGTATTATCAAAATACAGATTTCAAATCAAATGAACAACGTATGCATAATATATATCAGATGTCGTAA